One Cellulosimicrobium protaetiae genomic region harbors:
- a CDS encoding LLM class F420-dependent oxidoreductase codes for MRFGLFIPQGWRYDLVDVAPADHWKTMLSLLHYADNAAAGEPLPGGEFAWDGVWVYDHFHTTPTPSTEATHEAWTLLAAFAAASQRVRLGQMCTCMAYRDPTYLAKVAATVDHVSGGRLEMGIGAGWYEHEWRAYGYGFPSAGERLRALDEGVQIMSRMWRTGSSGTFDGERYQVDGALCYPQPLQRVAVDGEGARPSIPLWIAGGGEKKTLRIAAQHAQYTNFDGSPEGFAHKSAVLEEHCRDLGRDFGEITRSANYNVVVGETERDVADRLARIEDHARRYFPEKADDNVATWRNGPLVGTPEQIVETLTGLRDQGLGYAIGYFPFAATDRDQLDLFQRQVIPAIQS; via the coding sequence ATGCGATTCGGACTCTTCATCCCCCAGGGCTGGCGCTACGACCTCGTCGACGTCGCGCCCGCGGACCACTGGAAGACGATGCTCTCGCTCCTCCACTACGCCGACAACGCCGCGGCGGGCGAGCCGCTGCCGGGCGGCGAGTTCGCGTGGGACGGCGTGTGGGTCTACGACCACTTCCACACCACCCCGACCCCGAGCACGGAGGCGACGCACGAGGCGTGGACGCTCTTGGCGGCGTTCGCAGCGGCGTCGCAGCGCGTCCGACTCGGCCAGATGTGCACGTGCATGGCGTACCGGGACCCGACGTACCTGGCGAAGGTCGCCGCGACCGTCGACCACGTCTCCGGCGGGCGGCTCGAGATGGGCATCGGCGCGGGCTGGTACGAGCACGAGTGGCGCGCCTACGGGTACGGGTTCCCGAGCGCGGGCGAGCGCCTGCGCGCGCTCGACGAGGGCGTCCAGATCATGTCCCGCATGTGGCGGACCGGGTCGTCGGGCACGTTCGACGGCGAGCGCTACCAGGTGGACGGCGCGCTCTGCTACCCGCAGCCGCTGCAGCGCGTCGCCGTGGACGGCGAGGGTGCCCGCCCGAGCATCCCGCTGTGGATCGCGGGCGGCGGCGAGAAGAAGACCCTGCGGATCGCCGCGCAGCACGCGCAGTACACCAACTTCGACGGCTCTCCCGAGGGCTTCGCGCACAAGTCGGCGGTGCTCGAGGAGCACTGCCGCGACCTCGGCCGCGACTTCGGCGAGATCACGCGGTCGGCCAACTACAACGTCGTCGTCGGCGAGACCGAGCGGGACGTCGCGGACCGGCTCGCCCGGATCGAGGACCACGCCCGCCGGTACTTCCCGGAGAAGGCCGACGACAACGTCGCGACGTGGCGCAACGGCCCCCTCGTCGGGACGCCGGAACAGATCGTCGAGACGCTCACGGGCCTGCGCGACCAGGGCCTCGGCTACGCGATCGGCTACTTCCCCTTCGCCGCGACCGACCGCGACCAGCTCGACCTCTTCCAGCGCCAGGTCATCCCGGCCATCCAGTCCTGA
- a CDS encoding holo-ACP synthase — MIKGVGIDVVDVARFMETLERTPRLREKLFTPAERDLPPASLAARFAAKEAIAKALGAPAGMRWHDATVHRVVGGPPEVEITGTVAARADALGITAWHLSISHDAGIASAIVVAEG, encoded by the coding sequence ATGATCAAGGGCGTGGGGATCGACGTCGTGGACGTCGCCCGGTTCATGGAGACCCTCGAGCGGACGCCCCGGCTCCGCGAGAAGCTGTTCACGCCCGCCGAGCGCGACCTCCCGCCGGCGTCGCTCGCCGCGCGGTTCGCCGCGAAGGAGGCCATCGCCAAGGCGCTGGGGGCTCCCGCGGGCATGCGCTGGCACGACGCGACGGTGCACCGGGTCGTCGGCGGCCCGCCGGAGGTCGAGATCACGGGCACGGTCGCGGCGCGCGCGGACGCGCTCGGCATCACGGCCTGGCACCTGAGCATCTCCCACGACGCGGGCATCGCGTCGGCCATAGTCGTCGCCGAGGGCTGA
- the glmS gene encoding glutamine--fructose-6-phosphate transaminase (isomerizing), translating to MCGIVGYVGPGTMVGEASGRPLDVALEGLGRLEYRGYDSAGVALVAPGVEAVAFAKKSGKLANLVEEIDLHPLPAATASIGHTRWATHGGPTDTNAHPHLADDDRLAVIHNGIVENFATLKSELLAEGVLFRSETDTEVAAQLLARAYRETKDLTLAMGQVARRLEGTFTLLAVHADSPDTVVGARHDSPLVVGLGEGENFLGSDVAAFISHTKEALELGQDQIVTITPTSVEVSDFDGNPAEAKRYTVDWDAAAAEKGGFSSFMDKEIHDQPHAVADTLLGRTDPSGKLVLDDLRIDEAVLRSVDKIIVVACGTAAYSGHVAKYAIEHWCRIPVEVELAHEFRYRDPIVDEKTLVVAVTQSGETMDTLMAVRHAREQGAKVISIVNTHGSTIPRESDAVLYTHAGPEIAVASTKAFLSQITAAYLLGLYLAQLRGNKFPDEISAILEDLRDMPRKIQTVIERGEYVRATARSMKDAKSVLFLGRHVGFPVALEGALKLKELAYIHAEGFAAGELKHGPIALIDEGQPVFVVVPSPKGREGLHSKVISNIQEIRARGARTLVIAEDGDDAVRPYADEIFWIPESATLLSPLLAVVPLQIFAMALATAKGLDVDQPRNLAKSVTVE from the coding sequence ATGTGCGGAATCGTGGGCTACGTAGGCCCTGGAACCATGGTCGGAGAGGCCTCGGGGCGACCCCTCGACGTCGCTCTCGAAGGACTCGGACGGCTCGAGTACCGCGGCTACGACTCGGCCGGGGTCGCGCTCGTCGCGCCCGGGGTCGAGGCCGTCGCGTTCGCGAAGAAGTCGGGCAAGCTCGCGAACCTGGTCGAGGAGATCGACCTGCACCCGCTGCCCGCCGCGACCGCGTCGATCGGCCACACGCGGTGGGCGACGCACGGCGGCCCCACCGACACGAACGCGCACCCGCACCTCGCGGACGACGACCGCCTCGCCGTGATCCACAACGGGATCGTCGAGAACTTCGCGACGCTCAAGTCCGAGCTGCTCGCCGAGGGCGTGCTCTTCCGGTCCGAGACGGACACCGAGGTCGCGGCGCAGCTCCTGGCCCGTGCCTACCGCGAGACCAAGGACCTCACGCTCGCCATGGGCCAGGTCGCGCGCCGGCTCGAGGGCACGTTCACGCTCCTCGCCGTGCACGCCGACTCGCCCGACACGGTCGTGGGCGCGCGGCACGACTCGCCCCTCGTGGTCGGGCTCGGCGAGGGGGAGAACTTCCTCGGCTCCGACGTCGCGGCGTTCATCTCCCACACCAAGGAGGCGCTCGAGCTCGGGCAGGACCAGATCGTCACGATCACCCCGACGTCGGTCGAGGTGAGCGACTTCGACGGGAACCCCGCCGAGGCCAAGCGGTACACGGTCGACTGGGACGCGGCCGCCGCGGAGAAGGGCGGCTTCTCGTCCTTCATGGACAAGGAGATCCACGACCAGCCCCACGCGGTCGCGGACACCCTGCTCGGCCGGACGGACCCGTCGGGCAAGCTCGTGCTCGACGACCTGCGCATCGACGAGGCCGTGCTCCGCTCGGTCGACAAGATCATCGTCGTCGCGTGCGGGACCGCCGCGTACTCGGGCCACGTCGCGAAGTACGCGATCGAGCACTGGTGCCGCATCCCGGTCGAGGTCGAGCTCGCGCACGAGTTCCGCTACCGCGACCCGATCGTCGACGAGAAGACGCTCGTCGTCGCCGTGACCCAGTCCGGCGAGACGATGGACACGCTCATGGCCGTGCGCCACGCGCGCGAGCAGGGCGCCAAGGTCATCTCGATCGTCAACACGCACGGGTCGACCATCCCGCGCGAGTCCGACGCCGTGCTCTACACGCACGCCGGCCCGGAGATCGCGGTCGCGTCGACCAAGGCGTTCCTCTCGCAGATCACCGCCGCCTACCTGCTGGGGCTCTACCTGGCGCAGCTGCGCGGGAACAAGTTCCCCGACGAGATCTCGGCGATCCTCGAGGACCTGCGCGACATGCCGCGCAAGATCCAGACGGTCATCGAGCGCGGCGAGTACGTGCGCGCGACCGCCCGGTCCATGAAGGACGCGAAGTCCGTGCTGTTCCTCGGCCGGCACGTCGGGTTCCCGGTCGCGCTCGAGGGCGCGCTCAAGCTCAAGGAGCTCGCGTACATCCATGCCGAGGGCTTCGCGGCGGGCGAGCTCAAGCACGGGCCGATCGCGCTCATCGACGAGGGCCAGCCGGTGTTCGTCGTCGTGCCGTCGCCGAAGGGCCGCGAGGGCCTGCACTCGAAGGTCATCTCGAACATCCAGGAGATCCGGGCCCGCGGTGCGCGGACGCTCGTCATCGCCGAGGACGGGGACGACGCCGTGCGCCCCTACGCGGACGAGATCTTCTGGATCCCCGAGTCGGCCACGTTGCTCTCGCCGCTGCTGGCCGTCGTGCCGCTGCAGATCTTCGCGATGGCGCTCGCGACGGCCAAGGGCCTCGACGTCGACCAGCCGCGCAACCTCGCGAAGTCGGTCACGGTCGAGTAG
- the coaA gene encoding type I pantothenate kinase has protein sequence MWSRLSESTPLPLTDDDVTRLRGLGDPIDLAEVDAVYRPLSRLLNLYVTATSGLHEATSTFLREDTGNTPYVIGVAGSVAVGKSTTARVLREMLARWPETPRVELITTDGFLYPNAELARRGLMERKGFPESYDRRALIRFLSRVKAGHAEVRAPVYDHLTYDIVPGAETVVRKPDVLVVEGLNVLQPARPSAHDESTVAVSDFFDFSIYVDARTRNIRQWYVDRFLALRRTAFARPESYFRRYADLTDEQAVEKAKSIWDSINAPNLEQNILPTRGRATLVLTKGSDHSVQRVRLRKL, from the coding sequence GTGTGGAGCCGCCTGTCGGAGTCGACGCCGCTGCCGCTGACGGACGACGACGTCACCCGGCTGCGCGGGCTCGGCGACCCGATCGACCTCGCGGAGGTCGACGCCGTCTACCGCCCGCTGTCGCGCCTGCTCAACCTCTACGTGACCGCGACGTCCGGGCTGCACGAGGCGACGTCGACGTTCCTCCGCGAGGACACGGGCAACACGCCGTACGTCATCGGCGTCGCGGGGTCGGTGGCCGTGGGCAAGTCCACGACGGCGCGCGTGCTGCGCGAGATGCTGGCCCGCTGGCCCGAGACGCCGCGCGTCGAGCTCATCACGACCGACGGGTTCCTCTACCCCAACGCGGAGCTCGCGCGCCGCGGGCTCATGGAGCGCAAGGGCTTCCCCGAGTCCTACGACCGGCGCGCGCTCATCCGGTTCCTGTCCCGGGTCAAGGCGGGCCACGCCGAGGTCCGGGCCCCCGTCTACGACCACCTCACGTACGACATCGTCCCGGGGGCCGAGACGGTCGTGCGCAAGCCGGACGTCCTGGTCGTCGAGGGCCTGAACGTCCTGCAGCCGGCGCGCCCGAGCGCGCACGACGAGTCCACGGTCGCGGTGTCCGACTTCTTCGACTTCTCGATCTACGTCGACGCCCGCACCCGCAACATCCGGCAGTGGTACGTCGACCGGTTCCTCGCCCTGCGCCGCACCGCGTTCGCGCGCCCCGAGTCGTACTTCCGCCGCTACGCGGACCTCACGGACGAGCAGGCGGTCGAGAAGGCGAAGTCGATCTGGGACTCGATCAACGCACCGAACCTCGAGCAGAACATCCTGCCGACGCGCGGGCGGGCGACCCTCGTCCTCACGAAGGGCTCGGACCACTCGGTCCAGCGCGTCCGGCTGCGCAAGCTCTGA
- a CDS encoding DedA family protein, with amino-acid sequence MTEAVSTFLENLETWILALAASAWIYPALFGFATIDGFFPPIPSESVVITLAVSAHATGEPNLLLVLLVAAAGAWTGDQIAFAIGRAIGTDRVRFLRTPRGRKAVAWAERALAHRGASFILAARYIPVGRVAVNMTAGAVGYPRRRFMAFSGIAAVTWAVYSVLIGYAAAQWLGHEPLLAMVVGVVLGIASGFVIDRVLMMRGRRKGELPTAAATTPAVPDAGAAAGTSPDAGAVPTSSAAPGPSTSEPPGAPSSGAPGATASERPGATPRAS; translated from the coding sequence TTGACCGAGGCCGTCTCGACCTTCCTGGAGAATCTGGAGACCTGGATTCTCGCCCTCGCGGCGTCCGCGTGGATCTACCCCGCGCTGTTCGGCTTCGCGACGATCGACGGTTTCTTCCCGCCCATCCCCAGCGAGTCCGTCGTCATCACGCTCGCCGTGTCCGCGCACGCGACCGGCGAGCCCAACCTGCTCCTCGTGCTCCTGGTCGCCGCGGCCGGGGCCTGGACCGGCGACCAGATCGCCTTCGCGATCGGGCGGGCGATCGGCACGGACCGCGTGCGGTTCCTGCGCACCCCGCGGGGGCGCAAGGCCGTCGCGTGGGCGGAGCGCGCGCTCGCCCACCGCGGGGCGTCGTTCATCCTCGCGGCCCGCTACATCCCCGTCGGCCGGGTCGCCGTCAACATGACCGCCGGGGCGGTGGGCTACCCCCGCCGCCGCTTCATGGCGTTCTCCGGCATCGCGGCCGTGACGTGGGCGGTGTACTCCGTCCTCATCGGCTACGCGGCCGCGCAGTGGCTGGGGCACGAGCCGCTGCTCGCCATGGTCGTCGGGGTCGTGCTGGGGATCGCCTCCGGGTTCGTCATCGACCGCGTCCTCATGATGCGGGGACGTCGCAAGGGGGAGCTGCCGACGGCGGCGGCCACGACGCCCGCCGTCCCGGACGCGGGTGCCGCGGCCGGGACGTCTCCGGACGCGGGGGCCGTCCCGACGTCGTCCGCCGCGCCGGGGCCGAGCACGTCCGAGCCGCCGGGTGCGCCGTCGTCGGGGGCGCCGGGAGCGACCGCCTCGGAGCGGCCCGGCGCCACCCCGCGCGCGTCCTGA
- the hrpB gene encoding ATP-dependent helicase HrpB has protein sequence MDPLTRLLAAPPDLPVGRHLTDVVSAVHAVGAVVVQAPPGTGKTTLVPPALAAALEGARDGRVVVTQPRRLAARAAARRLASLLGEDLGGTVGYTVRGESRTSRRTRVEVVTTGTLVRRLQRDPELPGVAGVVLDEVHERHLDDDLALALLADVRENLRDDLALVAMSATVEAGRTARALGGGAGPVPVVQVEGGLHPVDVVWCPAPGPRTDARGTSDALLDHVVATTHRALRERDGDVLVFVPGAREVDVVSSRLGRGSADVDVRPLHGRLPSHEQDRALEPGPRRRVVVSTAVAESSLTVPGVRVVVDAGLAREPRTDVRRGLPGLVTVAVSRAGAEQRAGRAGREGPGAVYRCWSEGDHARLARHPEPEIRTADLTGFALELACWGSPDGSGLALLDPPPAAAWTAAREVLHGLGAVGPDGVTPLGRRIADVPADPRRARALLDAAPEVGARRAAEVVALLTEDVRVPGADLPAALRALRRGGPGSGTWAAQRDRLERVARAAAAHPTATPGPAAHDRLTDDVAVGHVVALAHPDRLARLRPGGETYLLVSGAGARLPPGSPLQGAPWLAVADVDRAAGRADAVVRSAAPVDEATARAAAAPELRSSGVAEWSGGRVRATRVTSLGAIELVREPWRDPPADLVLATVRDGLRRDGLASLAWSDGALRLRDRLRFLHRVLGDPWPDVGDDALLDGLDAWLGPDVPAVARGKSTDLAGALRRLLPWPEAARLDALAPERIEVPSGSRVAVAYDQDQPVLAVRLQETFGWASTPRVADGRVPVLLHLLSPAGRPAAVTADLASFWVQGYPQVRAELRGRYPKHAWPQDPRTAEPLRSTRHPRRRDG, from the coding sequence GTGGATCCGCTCACCCGACTCCTCGCCGCGCCGCCCGACCTGCCGGTGGGGCGCCACCTGACCGACGTGGTCTCCGCCGTGCACGCGGTGGGGGCCGTCGTCGTGCAGGCGCCTCCCGGGACCGGCAAGACGACGCTCGTCCCGCCGGCGCTCGCGGCCGCCCTGGAGGGCGCCCGGGACGGTCGGGTCGTCGTGACCCAGCCGCGGCGTCTCGCGGCCCGGGCGGCGGCACGCCGGCTCGCGTCCCTGCTCGGGGAGGACCTCGGGGGAACCGTCGGCTACACCGTGCGGGGCGAGTCGCGGACGTCGAGGCGCACCCGGGTGGAGGTCGTCACCACGGGCACTCTCGTCCGCCGGCTCCAGCGCGACCCCGAGCTGCCGGGCGTGGCGGGCGTCGTGCTCGACGAGGTGCACGAGCGTCACCTGGACGACGACCTCGCGCTCGCGCTCCTGGCGGACGTGCGCGAGAACCTGCGCGACGACCTCGCGCTCGTCGCGATGTCCGCGACGGTCGAGGCGGGGCGGACGGCCCGAGCGCTCGGCGGGGGCGCAGGACCGGTCCCCGTGGTCCAGGTCGAGGGCGGGCTGCACCCGGTCGACGTCGTCTGGTGCCCCGCGCCCGGTCCGCGTACCGACGCCCGGGGCACCTCGGACGCGCTGCTCGACCACGTGGTCGCCACGACGCATCGTGCGCTGCGCGAGCGGGACGGCGACGTCCTGGTGTTCGTCCCGGGCGCGCGCGAGGTCGACGTCGTGTCGAGCCGGCTCGGACGCGGCTCGGCGGACGTCGACGTGCGCCCGCTGCACGGCCGGCTGCCCTCGCACGAGCAGGACCGCGCGCTCGAGCCCGGCCCACGGCGCCGTGTCGTGGTCTCGACCGCGGTCGCGGAGTCGTCGCTCACCGTGCCGGGGGTCCGGGTCGTCGTGGACGCCGGGCTCGCCCGCGAGCCGCGCACGGACGTCCGCCGAGGGCTGCCCGGCCTCGTGACCGTCGCGGTCAGCCGGGCCGGTGCCGAGCAGCGTGCGGGGCGCGCCGGGCGCGAGGGGCCGGGAGCGGTGTACCGGTGCTGGTCGGAGGGCGACCACGCGCGCCTCGCACGGCACCCGGAGCCCGAGATCCGCACCGCGGACCTCACGGGCTTCGCGCTCGAGCTCGCGTGCTGGGGCAGTCCCGACGGCTCGGGCCTCGCGCTGCTGGACCCGCCGCCCGCGGCCGCCTGGACCGCGGCGCGCGAGGTGCTGCACGGGCTGGGCGCCGTCGGGCCGGACGGGGTGACGCCGCTCGGGCGCCGCATCGCCGACGTCCCCGCCGACCCGCGCCGCGCCCGGGCGCTGCTCGACGCCGCCCCCGAGGTCGGCGCGCGGCGCGCGGCGGAGGTCGTGGCGCTGCTCACGGAGGACGTGCGCGTGCCGGGCGCCGACCTGCCGGCCGCGCTGCGTGCGCTGCGCCGCGGTGGTCCGGGCTCGGGTACCTGGGCGGCGCAGCGGGACCGGCTCGAACGGGTCGCGCGCGCCGCCGCGGCGCACCCGACCGCGACCCCGGGCCCGGCCGCGCACGACCGGCTCACCGACGACGTCGCCGTCGGGCACGTCGTCGCGCTCGCCCACCCGGACCGCCTGGCCCGCCTGCGCCCGGGCGGCGAGACGTACCTCCTCGTCTCGGGGGCGGGCGCGCGACTGCCCCCGGGCTCGCCGCTGCAGGGCGCGCCGTGGCTCGCGGTCGCGGACGTGGACCGCGCGGCGGGCCGGGCGGACGCCGTCGTGCGGTCCGCCGCACCGGTCGACGAGGCGACGGCGCGCGCCGCCGCCGCACCCGAGCTGCGGTCGTCCGGTGTCGCCGAGTGGTCCGGCGGGCGCGTGCGCGCCACGCGGGTGACGTCGCTCGGCGCGATCGAGCTCGTGCGCGAGCCGTGGCGCGACCCGCCCGCGGACCTGGTGCTCGCGACCGTGCGCGACGGGCTGCGCCGGGACGGCCTCGCGAGCCTCGCGTGGTCGGACGGCGCGCTCCGGCTGCGGGACCGCCTGCGCTTCCTGCACCGCGTGCTGGGCGACCCGTGGCCCGACGTCGGCGACGACGCGCTCCTGGACGGCCTGGACGCCTGGCTGGGCCCCGACGTCCCCGCCGTCGCACGAGGGAAGAGCACCGACCTCGCGGGCGCGCTGCGCCGCCTGCTGCCGTGGCCGGAGGCTGCTCGGCTCGACGCGCTCGCGCCCGAGCGGATCGAGGTCCCGAGCGGGTCGCGCGTGGCGGTGGCCTACGACCAGGACCAGCCCGTGCTCGCGGTCCGGCTCCAGGAGACGTTCGGCTGGGCGAGCACGCCCCGGGTCGCCGACGGACGCGTGCCCGTGCTGCTGCACCTGCTGTCCCCGGCGGGTCGACCTGCCGCGGTCACGGCCGACCTGGCCTCGTTCTGGGTGCAGGGCTACCCGCAGGTGCGGGCCGAGCTGCGCGGCCGCTACCCCAAGCACGCGTGGCCGCAGGACCCGCGCACCGCCGAGCCGCTGCGCAGCACGCGGCACCCGCGCCGCCGTGACGGCTGA
- a CDS encoding peptide deformylase, with product MSATGPTTDRETTGVRQGVDDALRAHVVALLDTYDDGVLPIVQAGHPVLRTPAVPYAGQLGDVLPRFLDAMRATMHAAPGVGLAAPQVGIGLAVAVVEDPGTPDVDDERERPPLAFRVLVNPRYEAVGDETRTFFEGCLSVHGWQAERTRARSVRLTGQDEAGEPFDDVLTGWPARIVQHETDHLRGELYVDAADLRTLASTLGVARLPGGAR from the coding sequence GTGAGCGCGACGGGACCGACGACCGACCGGGAGACGACGGGCGTGCGGCAGGGGGTCGACGACGCGCTGCGCGCGCACGTGGTCGCGCTCCTCGACACGTACGACGACGGCGTCCTCCCGATCGTGCAGGCCGGGCACCCGGTGCTGCGCACGCCGGCCGTGCCCTACGCGGGGCAGCTCGGCGACGTGCTGCCGCGCTTCCTCGACGCGATGCGCGCGACGATGCACGCCGCTCCCGGGGTGGGCCTCGCGGCGCCGCAGGTCGGGATCGGCCTGGCGGTCGCCGTCGTCGAGGACCCGGGCACGCCCGACGTGGACGACGAGCGCGAGCGTCCCCCGCTGGCGTTCCGGGTGCTCGTCAACCCCCGGTACGAGGCCGTCGGCGACGAGACGCGGACGTTCTTCGAGGGGTGCCTCTCCGTGCACGGCTGGCAGGCGGAGCGGACGCGCGCCCGCTCGGTGCGCCTCACCGGGCAGGACGAGGCGGGCGAGCCCTTCGACGACGTGCTGACCGGCTGGCCGGCCAGGATCGTCCAGCACGAGACCGACCACCTGCGCGGCGAGCTCTACGTCGACGCGGCCGACCTGCGCACCCTCGCGTCCACGCTCGGGGTCGCGCGGCTCCCGGGCGGGGCTCGCTAG
- the glmM gene encoding phosphoglucosamine mutase, with the protein MGRLFGTDGVRGLANGNVTGELALDLGVAAARVLGSGQEEGHRPRAVVGRDTRVSGEFLGAALIAGLASAGVDVKDVGVLPTPAVAYLTSTMDVDFGVVISASHNPMQDNGIKFLARGGVKLDDAVEDRIESLIGQEWERPTHGSVGRISPDSGRAGGAYVEHLMASIGADEDHKPLAGLRIAVDCANGAASDVGPAALRAAGADVVVINASPDGRNINAACGSNHPEQLQAVVVASEADFGVAFDGDADRCVAVDHGGTVVDGDQIMGVLALALKEEGALPHDTLVVTVMSNLGLLLAMRDAGISTVQTAVGDRYVLEEMRAHGYGLGGEQSGHIVLSRYATTGDGVLTALQLAARVRATGQKLADLAGVVQRLPQTLLNVPGVDKARASSDEELQAAVADAERTLGETGRVLLRPSGTEPLVRVMVEAATQQQADAVAARLAGVVRDRLAL; encoded by the coding sequence ATGGGACGGCTTTTCGGCACCGACGGGGTGCGCGGGCTGGCGAACGGCAACGTGACGGGCGAGCTCGCGCTCGACCTCGGCGTCGCGGCGGCGCGCGTGCTCGGGAGCGGGCAGGAGGAGGGGCACCGTCCGCGCGCGGTCGTGGGTCGCGACACGCGGGTCTCGGGCGAGTTCCTGGGCGCGGCGCTCATCGCGGGTCTCGCGAGCGCGGGCGTCGACGTGAAGGACGTGGGCGTACTCCCGACGCCCGCCGTCGCGTACCTGACGAGCACCATGGACGTCGACTTCGGCGTCGTGATCTCGGCCTCCCACAACCCGATGCAGGACAACGGGATCAAGTTCCTCGCGCGCGGCGGGGTCAAGCTCGACGACGCGGTCGAGGACCGGATCGAGAGCCTGATCGGGCAGGAGTGGGAGCGGCCCACGCACGGCTCGGTGGGCCGGATCTCCCCGGACTCGGGGCGCGCCGGCGGCGCGTACGTCGAGCACCTCATGGCGAGCATCGGGGCCGACGAGGACCACAAGCCGCTCGCGGGCCTGCGGATCGCGGTCGACTGCGCGAACGGCGCCGCGAGCGACGTCGGCCCCGCGGCCCTGCGCGCGGCCGGCGCCGACGTCGTCGTCATCAACGCGAGCCCCGACGGCCGCAACATCAACGCCGCGTGCGGCTCGAACCACCCGGAGCAGCTCCAGGCCGTCGTGGTGGCGTCCGAGGCGGACTTCGGCGTCGCGTTCGACGGCGACGCCGACCGGTGCGTCGCGGTCGACCACGGCGGGACGGTCGTCGACGGGGACCAGATCATGGGCGTCCTCGCGCTCGCGCTGAAGGAGGAGGGCGCGCTCCCGCACGACACGCTCGTCGTCACGGTCATGAGCAACCTCGGCCTCCTCCTCGCGATGCGCGACGCGGGCATCTCGACCGTCCAGACGGCCGTCGGCGACCGGTACGTCCTGGAGGAGATGCGGGCGCACGGCTACGGCCTCGGGGGCGAGCAGTCGGGGCACATCGTGCTGTCGCGTTACGCGACCACGGGCGACGGCGTGCTCACGGCCCTCCAGCTCGCGGCGCGCGTGCGGGCGACCGGTCAGAAGCTCGCCGACCTGGCGGGCGTCGTGCAGCGGCTCCCGCAGACGCTCCTCAACGTCCCCGGCGTGGACAAGGCGCGTGCGTCGAGCGACGAGGAGCTCCAGGCCGCCGTCGCGGACGCGGAGCGGACCCTCGGCGAGACGGGTCGCGTCCTGCTGCGCCCGTCGGGCACCGAGCCGCTCGTCCGCGTCATGGTCGAGGCGGCGACGCAGCAGCAGGCCGACGCGGTCGCGGCGCGGCTCGCGGGCGTCGTGCGGGACCGGCTCGCGCTGTGA
- the rpsI gene encoding 30S ribosomal protein S9: MAETTVDTDTLGDETPSTYTSESAAPTGRGQSITAPGQALGRRKEAVARVRLVPGTGQWKINGRTLEDYFPNKVHQQLVNSPLKLVDVEGRFDVVARISGGGTSGQAGALRLGIARALNEIDAEHNRPALKKAGFLTRDARVVERKKAGLKKARKAPQYSKR, from the coding sequence GTGGCCGAGACCACCGTCGACACCGACACCCTGGGCGACGAGACGCCCAGCACCTACACCTCCGAGTCCGCCGCCCCCACGGGCCGCGGCCAGAGCATCACCGCCCCCGGCCAGGCCCTGGGCCGCCGCAAGGAGGCCGTGGCGCGCGTGCGCCTCGTCCCCGGCACCGGGCAGTGGAAGATCAACGGGCGCACGCTCGAGGACTACTTCCCGAACAAGGTCCACCAGCAGCTCGTGAACTCCCCGCTGAAGCTGGTCGACGTCGAGGGTCGCTTCGACGTCGTCGCCCGCATCAGCGGCGGTGGCACGTCCGGCCAGGCCGGTGCGCTGCGCCTCGGCATCGCTCGTGCGCTCAACGAGATCGACGCCGAGCACAACCGCCCCGCGCTGAAGAAGGCCGGCTTCCTCACTCGCGACGCCCGCGTCGTCGAGCGCAAGAAGGCCGGTCTCAAGAAGGCTCGTAAGGCACCGCAGTACTCCAAGCGCTGA
- the rplM gene encoding 50S ribosomal protein L13 — protein sequence MRTYTPKPGDVQRDWYVIDATDVVLGRLATHVATLLRGKHKPTFAPHVDGGDFVIVINAGKVALSGNKREQKMAYNHSGYPGGLRAVAYGDLLDKHPERAVERAVRGMLPKTTLGRAQFGKLKVYAGAEHPHAAQQPKPFEITQVAQ from the coding sequence GTGCGTACGTACACCCCGAAGCCCGGCGACGTCCAGCGCGACTGGTACGTCATCGACGCGACCGACGTCGTCCTGGGCCGCCTGGCCACCCACGTGGCCACCCTGCTGCGCGGCAAGCACAAGCCGACCTTCGCTCCGCACGTCGACGGCGGTGACTTCGTCATCGTCATCAACGCCGGCAAGGTCGCCCTGAGCGGCAACAAGCGCGAGCAGAAGATGGCCTACAACCACTCCGGCTACCCGGGTGGTCTGCGTGCCGTCGCCTACGGCGACCTGCTCGACAAGCACCCCGAGCGTGCTGTGGAGCGGGCCGTGCGCGGCATGCTCCCGAAGACGACCCTCGGTCGTGCCCAGTTCGGCAAGCTCAAGGTCTACGCGGGTGCCGAGCACCCGCACGCCGCGCAGCAGCCGAAGCCGTTCGAGATCACCCAGGTCGCGCAGTAA